The Anoplolepis gracilipes unplaced genomic scaffold, ASM4749672v1 Contig19, whole genome shotgun sequence DNA segment AGGAGTGAACAGGAAAGTATGCTAATATCTATCAAGTTTCTGATAAATACCCGTACGGTAGAGAATatcgttttgtttttataaatcttcgtTTTAATAGCACAGGCGCTCATCTTTTTGTTTCATCGcgcgtaattatataatgaaacacTGTGCGCCGAATGGCTTTAAACCGAAGATTTATCCTCGATTCGGGGGTTGTTTCTTCTACTTGTTCCTTTGCctgttcctctctttctctttgtaataatagttctctaatgctaataaaattaactaagcGCGAGTTTTCAAAGTTCAGAGTTATACCCTTTACTTTACAAATTTCACGAGTGAGTCTATCGGGTGTACGAACCACATACGCGTAAAATTTCGGTCCACCGGATACGAACGACTTTATGTAGCTACTCTCGTCATAGTTTGCGAGTTCATCCGTCATATCGCCTAAAAAATTACTCGTACGCGGTTCGTATTCCTGAGGATCGCCGGTACTCACGTATGTACATGAATCGGTATCATAATACAAAACGCggctttctaatttttctaaatatccgtataattttaatcttacttGTGCCGTTGTGCCGTTAAGCTGCTATTACTACATTAGTAAGAGGCGATGGTATGATTGCTTCTTGTCGCATTCGTGACGAAACATATATTACCTCGTCGTTTACGGACAATATATCGGTTATTTCGTGTTGCGGGCTAGTGAGTAGGCTCATTAATTTCTGCTGCGTTTTAACGATGTCAGTATGTGGCAAATTTTCGCGTTGACCAAATTTTCCcccaaaaaaatttaacgctAGTTTCGTGACCGAACGTAAACCGGGGTTGTGTACgatgttatttttctcaagagcAATATCTTCTGTTTCCTCGTACTCACGAAGATATCGCTCTTTAGCATCGTCATCCGTGCATTCGCTCGGCCAACCACTAGCTTCCTGTTTTAATTGTAgaaatgtgtttatatatccGGCGAATAGACCTTCCTGGCGCGTAGCGTGATTATAACGAATGACATTATATTGCcaaatctcattaatctcTGTCACAAAATAACCTTTCTCAATAGCTTTCTTTAATTCGCACGATATCCATGTACCTTCGCGTTCAGAAGGTTCATGAGCGCACGTGGATTGAGAAAATCTTTCGCAACAAGCACGACACAacgcgaataataatttaccctGCACGCGATAGGGTAATACAGGGTGAAAAAGATTGCAGGGAGGGAGTACTCCGCAACGAACGATTCCTTCGACCGACTCGAAATTATATCCCGGTGTTACGTCAAGCGGGGTCGCAGCTCCTAAGAGTGCTCGGACCTTTCGTCTGACCGGTTGCGTATTTCAGAAGCTAAGCTTCTGGGGATTCCCCGCGACTAGGCCTATCCGGACGATGAATATTTTCCCTTACCAAGGCGATGTAATAGAGATATGACGGTGGTGTTACCGTGTATATGATGATGCGGCAGTGTCgaacacaaaaaaaagaaaatggcGATTACCGACTAAGGGAAGTCGCATGATGTGAACTCCTTGGGAATGGTTCCGCTAACGAAGACATTAATAGGGTCCGCTAACGAATAGTAAGAGATGTTTCTATTTCTTAAACCTCTGAGGAAGTCGGCGTAAGCGTTAACGCACCGGTCGCAGTCGAACGGGAAAAACTCTGCTAGATTACGAAGGCAAGCCGTGCAATACACACCGGAATAGCGCGTGCTGTCGATCGCGAGATGTACGTTGAAGTACGCCTAAGAGTCTCTATCGATATTGTCGGAATTTACAAAACAAGATGCGCAATACGGGGTGAGTTCTAATTTGTGAGCGAATCCCGAGATGTAAGTGCAACGGACGTTTTCTAATCGGTGACGCGCTTCGACGGCGGGAGGGGAAGGATGGCCCTCCTGTGCGGGGCGCAGTTGTCCGTAACACAAGTAAGTGTGTTGTCAGTAAGTTatggttaaatattattattgttattgtccGTATAAAGCGTTGTTATTAGTCGCGGTCGGAACAGGGAAggaatacaaataattaaataacgagAGATAGGTTTCTTGTGTTTATTCAGTTAGATATTGATAGTTtacaatttaatgaataaaataaaacgcgcgttatacaatatttgaaacgAGTATTAATTTGGaagcaagtattattttcgagaaaatctcgacaagagagaGTGGTCAACGCGAAACacaggaaaattaaaaaaaaagggtcggtCGTAAACCGACCTCGACAGCGCGGAGTGAAAATACGATTTCGGAAGGGTTTAGCAGAAGGCGAGCTGGCCCAAGCGACGCGcaggaagcaaaaaaaaaggtcAATCGTAAAAAGTGTCGGCACGAGAAAACTGGGTTTTCCAAGTTTCGTATTTTAAGTAACGCTACTACaagatattgttatatttcgtTCCGCGTAATGCTAATCTATTGTTATCGGTTATTTCGCGGAACCCCAGTGCTCGGGGGTGGAACATCCGTAATTTaggtataatatttcgtcGCGTATCTGGAGGTAGCGGGTTTTCCTCGGATCTCCCGGTACGTAATTCGCGGGCGGCAGAGGGGGAAATAGTAGCTGCGTGTCCAATGGTATTAGTTTGCGCGGCCACGGGAAATATCCCATAGACTTTATGCGGATGTCCGTCCTCAGAGGTTTGACCTGCTTCGCTCGTAGCACCGGGTGAAAGTACGTCTCGTATTCTAAGTCAAAATATAGGCGATCCGTCCCAAGGAATTCACTATCCGCTTCACTGACGGAGGCGTATTTATATTCGTAATATAAACGTCGCGCGTGGAATTTGTGTCcgcctcttcttatttttggcaTCTACAAAAAGATCAAATTAGTTTCGCGTGTTCGCTGGGTTCGACCATTGGTTTTGAGGTAGGGAAGTGACATGTGCAGAATATTAGCACGATGCTATCAGGAGAAGGTATAAGTTTGGTCTTAGGATAGGAATGCCGTATGTGCAGAGTATTAGCACGATATCGGCTGGGTAGGGGTAGTAACGAGCGTGCAATTGTCTGCACCGCTACGTCGTTGGTTTGGTTAATGGTCGAAACCAGGTCTGTTGAGGGTCGGATTGAAACTTAATATGATGCCGAACGTAAAAAATGCGGACTGGGTACGTTTCGGTATTAATGCACAATAAGATatagttaatatatgtatcttttgaCTAAACTTACATTGGATGGTTATAGTGGTGACGCGTGAATGTAGATCAGAGAGCTATCGGCACGGAAAACTGACGCAGGGTGTACGGACGTAGTAACGATATAATATGCAGCTCGCGTGAGATAGAATGACGTTGAAGAGGAACTGTATGGAATAGGATCGCGTACCGAAACGGAAACGAATGTGGATATGGAAAGCGTACTGATTTGGAACAGTGTTGGGAAATGGAATCGCGTATAGAAATAGAATCGCAAGGATGAGGAGCACTTCTAGAGAGAGAAGTGCATCGCTCAGAGTTTCGAATTGATGTGTCGATTTTTGGGACTGTTTCGAGATCCCTCGGTTACGCGGGTCAGGGTTGAAGAGTGGGGTGGGCGCGTAGGAAGGGTTATCTAAGGGTTTGGAATAGCGGGGGAGTCTTATGGTGGTGGGAAAGCggctattttatgattaacgttTCGGGCTGTCGGCTAGAGTCGGTAACGATTATAATGGGTAACTTGTCTTAGTGAATAACTTATCGGTTAAAATGTAGTCGATAACTTGTtgtttgattataagtttagtgtttcttaaaagtaaatgaaaaaattttggtgCTGGGACGTAACACCGGCGATATTCTGATTAATTCCGTGCATTCCTCGCCTACGTATACCGTTGGATGTCCGATCGGAAAAGCACCGGTTTTCAACACATACGGGTACAGTGAACATACATCAATGTATCGTATCTTCTCCGTTCCCGTAATCTCGTAGCGCGTCACAATATTTTCCGTGCGCCCTCCGTAGAAGGAGTGTCGAGGATCGAGCGATTCGTTGTCTAACATCTGATGATGTTGTAAATATTCTCGCATctcaacattttcatttatatcgtGATCAAAGTCGCACTCTCATTTCTCTATCACCCTGTATCCCCGTGTTCGAAGACGAGATGTCGTTGCGACGGTATGCTCATAACGTAAATCGTTTGTATCTGTATCTGACGCAAGCGGTTTATCGCGATTGACTCGAAAACATCTCGGACAACCATGCCAGAAACATCTGTGAAACTGTAACACGTAATATTGCGTTACTCCGTTTTCCACAGACTCGTAGTACCCATCGACAAGCGTGCCATCGGGTAAACAATATTCCCTGCTTCGCCCTGCGTGGATAATACGATGACCGAGCTCACGCTCCTTCCACACTAACCACTGTAGAGCTTTGCGCGATTGAATATTTACACGTCTGTAACCACCCGCAGGAATAACAcctatctctctttcgcgcaagaagttttttctgaatattctCATGCATGTAGAAGCAATAGTTGTACATTCTTCGAATGGACACACATCCCCGCGCtgtaaatagatttttctaaaagCCATGCACGCTTGTCTAAGAATATCTACGTCATTACGGCAGTAATCCAATATTTCGCGTTGAAAATTAAACACGTAGTTCGCACGCGTCATCTCGGAGTGTTATGCCAAAAATTTTTCGCGTTCTTTCACCTGCATGGAATTAGgtgaataatattgtacatcgGGCAGTGGGCCGACATAAGTTTGATTATCGATAGTATTAAATAAGTGAAGAAAAATACCTTTATTCGAAATATCCGTTAGACCGAAAGCCTTAGGTAATTCGGATAAACGCATCGGCATATAATTAACactatcgataaattttgtacGTCCCATCGTTGATACAACTATTTTCGTTCCGTTTAAAATTACTCGCGGCTCTAACGAGATACGGTTTTCCACAATATGATGTACAATAAATTGAGCATCAAACGATTTAGCGTTATGTGcgatacaaattatttgtttaaaatattttgtcggaCGCGTTACAACATCTATAAATTCCTGTACGAGATtacgatgaaatatatattcccgCACCAACGACATCGCACTGAGGTTTCATTTATTTCCACGCATGACTCGCAAATTTGATGAGCGACGCAGAGCGTAGGCacgtgaatttttacattcgtgGTACCTTGGAGCGTTTCGTCTTGCCTCGTCTCAAAGTCGTAAAACACGAATGTTACGCGGCTTTTTTTACGTGCGGATATACAATTATTCTTGCCGCCGTTCCTCCGTTGTTGTTGCTCCCCATTCTCTTCGATAAATTCCGCACAATAAGGATTGGAATTATCGTCGCGCCGAATAGGTAACATATAACAAAGGTGGTTCAGCGATTGTAAAGAATGACACACGCCGCAATAAGCCATGTCGCATTCGTGttgtttatttctttgaattaaTCGACCGCAATCATTACAAAATCGTATAATTTCGCAAACgcttttttacgattttccATCGTATGATTTCCGCGCACGGTGACGCTCCAAGCACTCACGATTAAAATATTCCCGTCTATAATTATCGCACCTAATATGTGGCGTATCTGTTTGCTCGCACGGCGCCATCGCGTTACATCGCGGACATTTGTTAGAGCATCGATGCTCCCCCTTATCGGAGTGATAACTTAAATTACACGGAACGCAGTATCCTCGCCCGCCCACGGCGAcccttaaatttaaaattacgtcGAAATGCTTTATGTCcggatgaaataatatatttaagcacgTTCTTGTCTCTCGCTGTAGAGCGGCTAAGAATTCAACCCCGTTGTACAACGGTTTACCGCCCCGACCAAAAGTAACGACATTATACAGGATGTctccgaattggcggatcaactctcgtgggtagatagagcgtgttaaactgaagagaaaaatcttatatcattttgttaaattcacaataattaatgagatataaattaataaagatcgaccaatacgtgccaggataagcgtgcggcgcgaagaagcctcctacttattacttgatactaggcgcgcggcgagacagtAGGCGGATCGTTCTACAAAGGATgtacaaaggacgtacaaagggcgtactGAAAGAGACATGTACAGTGCGCTCTGCGTTTATATcttgccgcgcgcctagtatcaagtaacaactgggaggtttcttcgtgccgcgcgcttatactggcacggattggccgatttttattaatttatatctcattaattattgcgaatttagcaaaataatataagatttttttcttcagtttaacacgctctatctacccacgagagttgatccgccaattcggggacacccttgTATATCACTATAGCAATATTATCTCCGGCGAGATATTGTTGAAAGCGTTCAATTTCGGAAATTCCGCTTCCTTCCTCTGGAATCGTGACACTTGCATTCCTCGTAAGTTGCAACGCTAAGTCGCGTTGTAACACAGAGTTTTGTCGTCTTGCTGCGTTCCATTTTTCATGTAACTCTCCCGTGCGCAAATTTTCACGCTCGTTAAAAATTTGAGCGGATACAAGCGCACGCGGGAGACATAAATTGTCCGAATTGGAAATCGTTAAAATCGAACGCTTAACAATAATATCCCGTGTAAGTGCGTTACGTCCGCGTCCCTGAGAAGGAGTAACTTTAGAAACGTGGATATTAAACGCTAGAGCTATATCATGACCGTTGCAACTTTGCGCTAACGAACTTACAAGATTCCAAATATTCTCGTAAGTCAAGTCGCGAAATGGTCGGAACGATATACCTGCGGGTCCACGCGTAAAATTTCCGGAATCAAAAGTCATCCCGACGTAACCATCTGGTACGCACGAACGCGTTACGTACATGTGAAGTTCCCGAAACGCGTTCTCTAGCCAGTTATATACATTAGCCCCCTCGGGTACGGGTCGGATACGAAAACTAATTTCGCGTCCCTCTATACCGAAATTTCTAAATTGGCGCATGTTTTccgataataatacaatatttctaaaattattttctacctGATCGTCAGTATATACCCTCCTCTTCTCTTCTATCGGGCTCGTTTTCCACAGCGTCAAGTGTTTCCTCACCTGCATGCGActgattttcttcttctcctaCGCGTACTTGTTGATGTTGATGTTGTTGACGTTGTATTACGCCGCTTCTTCAACCCCCGATCTGTActgtgaaaaataagaataattaaattattttgatgaaatatttcgtaaaatatttctctcttacgtttaaattttgttaataatgtaaaattgttatgttattatttatgttaagcTAACTTACTCGTTTTAATATTCTTCCTTCGACCTTCTGTTACATCGGTATATCTTTAGGGATCGTACACCGTGTATGAAATGTCGGAGACGATAATTGTTGAGTAAAAGTTTactagtaaaattttttcaattaaaataaaatttaaacataagaaaagaactaaaaaatgtgttaagtTATTACCTTCTTCTATCATCGACAcgtcatttatatcattttcttcttcttcctcctcctcgcctttcgcttcttcttcctcttctctcatttcttcttcttcttcttcttcttcctcagTCATTTCGCCCGATTCTATTTCTGCCTCTTCATTTCCTTCCCTCAGGTTTTCATTCCGTACTTCTTCGTTTGCTGcgatataatctaaaaaatattgtattatttctcttgtttaaaaaaatcttttgcgctattttcttttattggatgtaatattttttacttacttgCAAGCTGGGAGAATATGACCATTTCGTCAATCGAGCTAATTTCTCCGGAAAGCGGTTCCTCTGCGTCATTCTCATCCCCCTCCGTTAAATCGATAACAGGAGATTCTGGAGTTAACACTATGCGAGCCCGTCCTGAAATGTacggtattttaaaatttgaaaaataatattttgtttttcatcatcgctataaaatatgtgttaaaatttacgtGAAGGTCCCGCCTCTGGCGACGTGTCTGCTTGACGTCTCCTGCGTAAACTTAATCTAGCGATTCGATCTTCATTTATTCGAGGGTGACGATTTCCTTCGACTGTTGCGATCGCAATCGGGCGCGTTGAgtctaaaaattgtttgatttaaataacatattttataattttaaacctgataaaagtaaaaataaaaacttaccaTTCGAATTCTGGAGAAATCGATGAAAATGCAGCCGAAGAAATTCTATGTGCTCACTAGCATCGCTCTCTTCCTCACCAAAACAGATCCGTGATTCGATAACTTCTCCGGTGATATTCAAAAGttcgcgaaaattgcaaaaatgtcCTAGGCGGAATAATACCGCGAGCACCACGTTAGGACACTCGCCAGCGAACTTTCCGAAGacgcgataatttttttcgtcgtCGCTTGTTAATCCCAATaacaatttgtcaaatttcttGCCGCACAAACTCTGTGCCAGCGAAAGGCAAATTTCTACAACGTTTTTAAGATTCATCatgatcattaattatttgcactgTAACTCACGTGATGGATAACATTCAAATTCGGAACTTGAAATGTACTTTTTCCAATACGGAGAaccatatttatacattttaaagaaaacgcCTCTTTAGGAAGAGGagaaaattctttgattttgcATTGGTCGggttattaaacaaaatgcgATACGACAATACAATGCAAAACCTTCGaaagaatgttttattattatattttcttcttttatgacGGATTAACGGTAAGTTCAAAGAAAGTTTTGGACATAATCTATTTCCCacgtttacatttctttttttgttacgtaCAGTAATAAACGattattccttttttgttacgtgaagtaatctttattattttctttataagaaatatgtcgtgaaaaaatttcggtaatctttattattttctttattttctcgccgactatttataagaaatatatcgtgaaaaaaatttcggaaaaaaCAACAAGCAATAAACACTTATTCCTTTTGTTTTGTTACGCgaagtaatctttattattttctttattttcccgGCGGCacgttataagaaatatgtcgtgacaaaatttcgaaaaaaccAGCAAGCAATAAACGattattccttttttgttacgtgaagtaatctttattattttttttatttccgcgTCGGCtcgttataagaaatatgtcgtgaaaaaatttcggtaatctttattattttctttattttcctgGCGGcttgctataaaaaatatgttgtgaaaaaattttggaaaaaccaacaagcaataaatatcttttttttttataacttttatatgtgACGcaagattttgtttttttcttggcGCGCTttagaaattctttttctaaatttatattgaatacaattttatttatatatatatatatatatatgaaaaattttcttttttatatttttcacgatttttgtaaaactacgttataaaaatattattctctgaaCTTTAGACGCGACACAGGCAAGCTATGGAGGGTaacgtacatttttataatctattttttaaattaatttaaaattccatacacatataattttttattattcagcgCGCGCATTTTCCCTCACCACTTTTCCATTTCatctttctaatttaagtATTCGGGAAAATTAAGTTTAGTCGTTTTTTGCTATCCGAACTAGCAAGTTCAACTGTAAAAGTTCGTTGTTTTCGTTTGTACTTTGAGCGCGATTATTCGAACTTCGATTTTCTACGCAGAAGCAGTTATCATGGATAATCGTAAggaaaattcaaatttcaagaaatccTTGTATTCAGTCAGCGCTTCTAAGTCAGAATGTAATTTCGTGGGAAAAATCGAACTGCAACGTATGTTGTTATCTACAACATATGGCCTGAATTCATCCTATACGAAGAAAATTCATATGGGCCTTATGGCGTCGGATGGAGAGGAACTGGATTTTCTAccgattgttaaattatcatCTCATAGCGCTGAAGGAATTTGCTTCGATATGGAATCGTGgcagaaatttcaaaaaaacatGGAACAGATGTCTTTGTACTTAAACggtgataaaattaaacagagTACGATTATCATCgacagaataattataaattttactaccgCATATGGTGCTAGAGCTGTGCTAGTAGCGTATCGCGAAAAAGCGCAAGAAGATCTTCCTTTAGAAAACATCGAGGATACGAACGCAAACGGACCTACACCGAAGAAACGGAAAACTTACAGCGTTGTGATAGTAATGCAGAGAGCAACCTTTCTGGGACTGGAAAATATAGTTGGATATGTAAACGCTCGTTTGAatcaactaaatttaatttccaacagTATCAACGAATGTGCGTGATATCTAATGAACGAAATAGAGATAAATCTTCCTATCAATAGTAACATTAATAGCAGTATTATAAAACTTCTGATCAAGAGTAATAGCAAGGAAATAGAACGTAACGTTCGCATTCAactaaaagatttatcatttctcgatatatactttgaaataaCGTTTTTAGAAATAACCTCGCTTTACCTCAATCAAATTGTACATATGATAGTAAcaaaacgaaaattataatcattatcccaggaatattttctttaattattcattttgtaaaaacttcttgaataattttgattttgtaaaaataattttaaataaacgttacatatttgtacatttaaatcTATTGCCGATTTCTTTCACCCACTCCTCTTTCCCATTCTACATATAAGTAGTTccgttacttttattgttaaaagagGATGTTCCGCAACCTCTTTCAACATTAGGCGCGCATCGTAATATAAGCCACCgataatactatttctttcGTTGTGTCATACCGTCGCGTTTGACAGAACCTGCACGTTCTTGTGTTATTATCCTTTTTTCATCTTCACAGGCATGACGTTATACACGGTCACCTATCATGTGACATCATTTGTTTTGACgagccatacctgccccacGTGCAGAACGCCAAAGCGCTTTTCCGTCCCACTACCATCACCGTAACCGATATCACCCCAAGAGCCATACCTGCCCTACTACGTAACATGAATGCCTTATCTAACTTTTACTCTAGTAAGTTCTTATTTAGCCCAGCACACCAGGACCAAGATCAGCAATACGAAGGACCCAGGTTCAAGTCCCGAGAAAACCCTTCCCTCTCCAACCACCACGTCTTTTTTGTCAGTcctggtggtggtggtgggaGAAGGGTTTTCTCGGGACTTGAACCTGGGCCCTTTGTATTGCTGATCCTGGTCCTGGTGTGCTGGGCTAAATAAGAACTTACTAGAGTAAAGATTAGATAAGGCATTTATGTTACGTAAtggggcaggtatggctcTTGGGCCGATATCGATTCCGGTGCCACCAGAACACCAGACACCCTGCGTGGCGCCCGAGAGCGCGGTGGTGGGGGTTTGTTTTGACgggccatacctgccccaatactactataataaataataaatatgaataataatataaaataatatcaaataataatatgaaatgtgTGAGCGCGTTTACCGTAAGATATCGTATATGTATTTCGATAAATGAACAATAACATAACAAAGATGAACGTAACGATTACAACTTGTATTCTGATTGAAATAATGTCTACAAAATTGGCACAACGCTCTAATACTGAGAGAATTTTCTCTCAGAATTTATCCTGAAAATCATGGTAATCGTGGGACAACATGGtatggaaagaattttatgaaaaattccctgattaaAACTtatcacaataaaaaatatctatcacaatataatataaaacatgtttgattaattttactaaactacatagtaaaattaatcaaacatattttatattttatcgtgatagatattattttttattgtgataAGTTTTAATCGGaagaattatcataaaattctttCGATGTTGTTCCACGATTGCAATGATTTTCAAggtaaattttaagaaaaaattctctctgtgtatg contains these protein-coding regions:
- the LOC140675564 gene encoding uncharacterized protein encodes the protein MNLKNVVEICLSLAQSLCGKKFDKLLLGLTSDDEKNYRVFGKFAGECPNVVLAVLFRLGHFCNFRELLNITGEVIESRICFGEEESDASEHIEFLRLHFHRFLQNSNDSTRPIAIATVEGNRHPRINEDRIARLSLRRRRQADTSPEAGPSRRARIVLTPESPVIDLTEGDENDAEEPLSGEISSIDEMVIFSQLANYIAANEEVRNENLREGNEEAEIESGEMTEEEEEEEEEMREEEEEAKGEEEEEEENDINDVSMIEEVQIGG